A genomic segment from uncultured Alistipes sp. encodes:
- the nuoK gene encoding NADH-quinone oxidoreductase subunit NuoK has translation MIKMEYYLVVSTILMFVGIYGFVTRRNLLAMLISVELILNSVDINFVVFNRFLFPGQLEGFFFTLFAIGVSAAETAVAIAIIINIYRNIRNIEVKNLREMKW, from the coding sequence ATGATAAAAATGGAATATTACCTCGTCGTCTCCACGATCCTGATGTTCGTAGGCATCTACGGATTCGTCACGCGCCGCAACCTGCTGGCGATGCTGATCTCCGTAGAGTTGATCCTTAATTCGGTGGATATCAACTTCGTGGTCTTCAATCGCTTTCTCTTTCCGGGGCAGCTCGAAGGATTCTTCTTTACGCTCTTTGCCATCGGCGTGAGCGCCGCGGAGACCGCCGTGGCCATCGCCATCATCATCAACATCTACCGCAACATCCGCAACATCGAGGTCAAGAACCTGCGGGAGATGAAGTGGTAA
- a CDS encoding NADH-quinone oxidoreductase subunit J, translated as MEITLELIVFIILALFISVNAVLAVTTKRILRAATYLLFVLFGTAGIYFQLNYSFLGAVQLLIYAGGITVLYVFSILLTSSEGDKASDLKGYKLVAGLIATVVSLGICLWVMLRHDFLPQHFEHGELNVQEIGHALMSADKYGYVLPFEVISILLLACIVGGILIARKR; from the coding sequence ATGGAGATCACACTCGAACTGATCGTTTTCATCATTCTTGCGCTTTTTATCAGCGTGAATGCCGTGCTGGCCGTGACAACCAAACGTATTTTGCGTGCCGCGACCTATCTGCTGTTTGTGTTGTTCGGCACGGCCGGTATCTATTTCCAGCTCAACTATTCGTTCCTCGGGGCCGTGCAGCTGCTGATCTATGCCGGCGGTATCACGGTGCTCTACGTCTTTTCGATTCTGCTGACGTCGAGCGAAGGCGACAAGGCCTCCGACCTGAAGGGCTACAAACTCGTGGCGGGACTGATCGCCACGGTCGTGAGTCTGGGCATCTGCCTCTGGGTGATGCTCCGCCACGACTTCCTGCCCCAGCACTTCGAACACGGCGAACTCAATGTCCAGGAGATCGGGCATGCGTTGATGAGTGCCGACAAGTACGGTTACGTGCTGCCCTTCGAGGTCATCAGCATACTGCTGCTGGCCTGCATCGTCGGCGGCATCCTGATCGCTCGCAAACGCTAA
- a CDS encoding 4Fe-4S binding protein, whose product MSYIKGLFQGIGSLATGLKVTFREFFTPKVTEQYPENRATLRMYDRFCGELTMPHDAEGHNKCIACGLCQTNCPNGTIRLTTEMVTDPETGKTRKRLVRYEYDLGSCMFCHLCVNSCPTGAIRFSQKFEHAVFTREKLVKQLNR is encoded by the coding sequence ATGAGCTATATCAAAGGACTCTTCCAGGGGATCGGCAGCCTGGCTACGGGCCTGAAAGTTACTTTCAGGGAGTTCTTCACGCCGAAGGTCACGGAACAGTATCCCGAGAACCGGGCGACGCTGCGGATGTACGACCGCTTCTGCGGCGAACTGACCATGCCGCACGATGCCGAGGGACACAACAAGTGCATCGCCTGCGGGCTGTGCCAGACGAACTGCCCGAACGGCACGATCCGCCTTACGACCGAGATGGTCACCGATCCCGAAACGGGAAAAACCCGAAAACGTCTCGTACGCTATGAGTACGATCTGGGTTCGTGCATGTTCTGCCACCTGTGCGTGAACAGTTGCCCAACGGGCGCCATCCGCTTCTCCCAGAAGTTCGAACACGCGGTCTTCACCCGCGAAAAACTCGTCAAACAACTCAACCGCTAA
- the nuoH gene encoding NADH-quinone oxidoreductase subunit NuoH: protein MFDFSIITSWIHGWLTSWMPLGLAVFLECVIVGVCLLLLYAVIAIVMIFMERKVCAAFQCRLGPMRVGPWGTVQVFCDVIKMLTKEIITVRHSDRFLYNLAPYIVILASVLAFACLPMSRGLEILDFNVGVFFLMAASSIGVVGILLAGWGSNNKYSLIGAMRSGAQMISYELSIGLSILTIVVLTDTMQFSEIVLRQADGWFLFKGHIPALIAFVIYLIAGNAEVNRGPFDLPEAESELTAGYHTEYSGMHFGLFYVAEFVNLFIISGVAATIFLGGWMPLHIPGWEGFNTVMDYIPGFVWFFAKAFFVVWLLMWIKWTFPRLRVDQILTLEWKYLVPIGLVNLLLMVIVVVFKLHF from the coding sequence ATGTTTGATTTCAGCATAATTACGAGTTGGATCCACGGCTGGCTGACCTCGTGGATGCCCCTGGGTCTGGCTGTCTTCCTCGAATGCGTGATCGTGGGCGTCTGCCTGCTGCTGTTGTACGCCGTGATCGCCATCGTGATGATCTTCATGGAACGCAAGGTCTGTGCGGCGTTCCAGTGCCGTCTGGGCCCGATGCGCGTGGGCCCGTGGGGCACGGTGCAGGTCTTCTGCGACGTTATCAAGATGTTGACCAAGGAGATCATCACCGTCCGCCATTCGGACCGCTTCCTCTACAACCTGGCCCCCTACATCGTCATCCTGGCCTCGGTGCTGGCCTTCGCCTGCCTGCCCATGTCGCGCGGGCTGGAGATCCTCGACTTCAACGTCGGCGTCTTCTTCCTGATGGCCGCCTCGTCGATCGGCGTGGTGGGCATCCTGCTGGCCGGCTGGGGCTCGAACAACAAGTATTCGCTCATCGGTGCCATGCGCAGCGGCGCCCAGATGATCTCCTACGAGCTGTCGATCGGCCTGTCGATCCTCACGATCGTCGTGCTGACCGACACGATGCAGTTCTCGGAGATCGTCCTGCGGCAGGCCGACGGCTGGTTCCTCTTCAAGGGTCACATCCCGGCGCTGATCGCCTTCGTGATCTACCTCATCGCGGGCAACGCCGAGGTCAACCGCGGGCCGTTCGACCTCCCGGAGGCCGAATCGGAACTGACGGCCGGTTACCACACCGAGTATTCGGGAATGCACTTCGGGCTGTTCTACGTCGCGGAGTTCGTCAACCTGTTCATCATCTCGGGCGTGGCGGCCACGATCTTCCTCGGGGGCTGGATGCCGCTGCACATCCCCGGCTGGGAGGGTTTCAACACCGTCATGGACTACATCCCGGGCTTCGTATGGTTCTTTGCCAAGGCCTTCTTCGTGGTGTGGCTGCTGATGTGGATCAAGTGGACCTTCCCGCGGCTGCGCGTCGACCAGATCCTGACCCTCGAATGGAAATACCTCGTGCCGATCGGGCTGGTGAACCTGCTGCTGATGGTCATTGTCGTCGTATTCAAACTGCATTTCTGA